One segment of Syngnathus scovelli strain Florida chromosome 6, RoL_Ssco_1.2, whole genome shotgun sequence DNA contains the following:
- the LOC125970601 gene encoding cuticle collagen 1-like yields the protein MIILKVFIVALLFGASCLGAQIKRQVNVTQDDSSAQAGSGREVGGPPGPPGPPGPPGPPGPGGPDGPIGPSGTTGPTGPTGPTGPKGPPGPPGADGVPGPEGPPGPPGADGGPGPEGPPGPPGAKGRPGPNGIPGPVGPTGSPGPEGPRGPPGPPSPPGPPGPPGPPGPPVFFPNFSQAPWLPWPPRPYPYGPGQNLPCGPLPIWPPGPNYVH from the exons ATGATCATTCTCAAGGTGTTCATTGTTGCCCTCCTGTTTG GAGCCAGCTGTCTGGGTGCACAGATAAAGAGACAAGTAAATGTTACTCAAGATGACAGTTCTGCGCAAGCAGGGTCAGGCAGAGAAGTCGGAGGACCACCCGGTCCACCAGGACCACCTGGACCTCCAGGACCACCAGGGCCAGGTGGTCCAGATGGTCCAATAGGACCAAGTGGTACAACAGGACCAACAGGACCGACAGGACCAACAGGACCAAAAGGCCCACCAGGACCACCTGGAGCAGATGGTGTTCCAGGACCAGAAGGCCCACCAGGACCACCTGGAGCAGATGGTGGCCCAGGACCAGAAGGCCCACCAGGACCACCTGGAGCAAAAGGCAGACCAGGACCAAACGGTATTCCAGGTCCAGTTGGACCAACTGGATCTCCTGGACCAGAAGGACCACGTGGACCACCAGGACCACCTAGTCCACCAGGACCACCTGGACCCCCAGGACCACCTGGTCCACCAGTATTTTTCCCGAATTTTTCTCAGGCACCATGGCTACCTTGGCCACCAAGACCATATCCATATGGCCCAGGTCAAAATTTGCCATGTGGCCCACTACCAATTTGGCCACCTGGGCCAAATTATGTTCATTAA